CCTATAGACCAAACTTTTACATTTAAATGAGGCTGATAAACCTGATTAAAACACACAGCAACTGGCACCGTTATTACTACTACAAGTATTTTGGCAAGGGCCACGAATCTATCACTTTTAAATGCCGCAACGGCATGCAGATTAATGTACCCCGACGGATGGTACAAACCTACAAAGAGAGTTTTTTAGACGAGGTTTATTTTAAGGGGCTTCCCAAAAATTACCTCAGTTCAAAACCTGTAATTATTGATATTGGGGCTAATGTGGGCTATTTTTCGTTGTTTTCGCTGGTGAAATATCCCAATGCAAAGGTGGTATCGTTTGAGCCAATGCCCATGAATTTTAAATTGCTGCAAAAGTATTGCAGTGAAAATACCTCGTTAGATTTTACCCCCGTCAATAAGGCTGTAAGTGGTGCTGTAGGCCACATCACTCTTCAATACGATGCAAATGATACTTTTACCACCAGCGCCAGTATTTTTGATACAGCGTGTGGCGGCAATGATATCCTTAAGGTTGAAACCACTACGTTGGCTGATATTTTGGATACACACGGATTGGAAAAAGTAGATTTGCTGAAGCTGGACTGTGAAGGCTCAGAATACAGTATTTTGTATAACGCCGAGGATAAAGTATGGGAGCGTATTGGTGCATTAACCATTGAAACCCACGTTGGAAAAGAAACGAATGAAAATCGCGACCATTTGGTATCACATTTACAGGAAAAGGGATATACCACCAAAATAGAGGGGGATATTGTGTGGGCATACCGATAGCTAAATAATTTTGCTCAATTATATTGTGCTGGATATGATAATGTTATGTTATTGTATCCGGCTTTGTTTTGTTGGGTAAAATGGCCCTAAATGGCGAAGTTTGAAGTAGAAAATACTTAATGTAACAATGAATATTCTTTCTAAAAACACACACATACAATTTTTACTAATACTGTTTTGTTGCTGTTTCTCCATAGCGGTTACAGCGCAGCCTTTTGTGGCTGATAAATACGGGTATGTAAAAGATACCGCCTTTCATAAGCTTATTAAAGAACGTGATTATAAAATTGTGGGTGCATTTGATTCGATGTACAGCAATTATGTTGCCCAAGTGTACTATATGAATGAGTGGAGGTATATTGACAATTATGGGAATTTGATTGCAGAAATTGAAGAAGAGGATGATTACGGTGATT
This genomic stretch from Bacteroidota bacterium harbors:
- a CDS encoding FkbM family methyltransferase, which translates into the protein MRLINLIKTHSNWHRYYYYKYFGKGHESITFKCRNGMQINVPRRMVQTYKESFLDEVYFKGLPKNYLSSKPVIIDIGANVGYFSLFSLVKYPNAKVVSFEPMPMNFKLLQKYCSENTSLDFTPVNKAVSGAVGHITLQYDANDTFTTSASIFDTACGGNDILKVETTTLADILDTHGLEKVDLLKLDCEGSEYSILYNAEDKVWERIGALTIETHVGKETNENRDHLVSHLQEKGYTTKIEGDIVWAYR